Genomic window (Vicinamibacterales bacterium):
GCCGAGCACGCTGCCCGACGGCTGGAGCCAAGGGGATGTCGGCGCGACCGGCGTGGCGGGCAGCGGCGGCGCGACCGACACCACGTTCACCGTGACGGGGGCGGGCGCCGACGTGTGGGGCACGGCCGACGCGGTCCACTATGTCTACCGCACGCTCGAGGGCGACGGGACCATCGTGGCCCGCGTGGCCTCCATCCAGCTGGTCAACAACTGGACCAAGGCGGGCGTGATGATCCGCAACTCGCTCTCGCCGGGAGCGGCGCAGGCCTTCATGCTCGTCGCCGCGTCCCCGGCCAAAGGCGTGCCGTTCCAGCGCCGCCTCGCCGACGGCAACGCCAGTGTCAGCACCTCAGGCAGCCAGTCCACGGCGCCGCGCTGGGTCAAGCTGGTGCGCACCGGCAACATGATCAGCGGCTACGAGTCCGCCGACGGCGGGTCCTGGACGCTGGTCGCGAGCGATGCCTTCGTGATGAATCCATCGGTGTTGGTCGGCGTTGCGGTGTCGAGCCACGTTACCGGCACCAACGCCACGGGGATCTTCGACAGCGTGACGGTGACGGGTGGGGCGCCGTCGCCGGACGCCCCCCCCGCGGTCTCGATCAGCAGCGCTGTCACAGTCGTCGTGAATCCGCCTGATCCGCCGCCCAGTGGACTGCGGGCCGGCCGGACCTTGCTGGTCCGCTAAGCCGTCCGGGCCCAGCGCTTCAAGGACCTTGTCATCGATCAGATGCCTGGTGGCGGCGGTCCCCGGCACGATGACCAGCAGGATGTCGACGTCGGCGGCCATCGCCCGCAGATCGTCGTCGCGGCGATACGGCGCATCCGCGCGGGCGCCGTGAATGGTATGCGACCCCGACTTTGATGGCATCAAGGCGGCGGCCGATCGCGATGCCGATGCGGCCGAGTCCCACGATACCAACCGCGCGATCGCTTCACCGTCGCGAACAGCGGTATACGGTGCGGATGATCAGCACGGCTATTTCACGGCGTAGGTCACGATCTTCATTCCGGCCGGCACAGCCACGTACTGCTGGCCCGCAATCGTGAAGGTCACGGGCACGCCCGTGACCGATGCGTCGGGCAACTCGTCGTGCCAGAGGATCTTTCCGGTGGCGGCGTCGAACGCCACGAAGTTTCCCGAGATGTCGCCCGAGAACAGCAGGCCGCCGGCGGTCGTCAGCACGCTCGAGTAGCGGGCGTGGATGCCGAGAGGCTCCTGGTAGTCGTGCTGCCATGCGACCTTGCCGGTCGCCGGATCGGTCGCGCGGAGCTGGTTCTTGAACGTCCCCATGAACGTCTCGCCGCTCCAGTAGAACACGCCGTAGCCGTCGACGACGTTCGTGTAGTGCAGGCCCGCCTGCGGGCTGAAGCTCTGGGCGGGATAGTTGGCGACCCCCTCGGAACCGGGCGACACGAGAGTGCCGCCGCGCTGCAACAGCTTGTTGTCGATCGCCTCCGGCGTGCCGTTCGATCGCAGCCGATCGAACGCCCAGTTCGCGGAGGGAAACACTTTCGACGTAACGATGTTCTCGCCGGTCGTCCGATCGACAGTGAAGAAGTAGCCGTTGCGCGAGATCCAGGTGACCACCTTGCGCGGTTGCCCCGCGACCGTGACCGTCGCGAGGGACATCGACTGGTTGTTGTCGTAGTCGTGGCTATCGTGCGGCGTGGCCTGGAAGTACCACTTCATGACGCCGGTGTCGGCGTCGAGCGCGACCACGCAGTCGGTGAAGAGATTGTCGCCGGGGCGGGCGCGCGCGTCCTTGATCGGATCGGGATTCCCCGTGCCGAAGATGAGCAGGTTCTGCTCGGGATCGTAGGTCGGCGCCTGCCATGGGGTGCCGGCGCCGCCGGACGCCTCTTCCTCGGACGGCCACGTGTCGAACCCGAATTCCCCTTTCTTCGGGACCGCGTACCAGATCCACTCGCGCTCGCCGGTCTGCGCGTTCCTCGACTCGAGCCAGGATCGCGACGTGCCGCTGTCGCTTCCCGACGCCACGTACACGTGATCTCTCACGATCATCGGGGCGATGGGGGGAACCGCGCCGCCGAGGTCCTTCGTCCAACGTTCCGCGCCGGTGGCTGCGTCGATAGCGGTCAGGCCGCCGTTCGCCATCATGTACAACGTGTCGCCGCGAATCCCGAGGCCCCGATTGCTCAGGCCGCCGCTGCTCCTCGCGACGTAGTGCCAGATCTGGCGGCCGCTCTTCCCGTCGACGGCGTAGGCGTTCGGGCCGCTCGTGAAGAAGATGACGCCGTCGCGCACGATCAGCCCCGACGCGATCACGCCGGCCGCCGCCCAACCTGGCCCCACACCCGTACGGCCGGCGGGAACCGACGTGGTGCCGCGGCCCGCCGCGCCGCGCGCGAATCGGCTCGGCTGCCCGACGGCGGGATCCGTGTCGCTGATCCATATCCGCTTCAGCGTGGCGACGTTCCCCTTGTCGATTTGCGTCAGCGGGCTGTAGTGATTGCCGGAGAACGACCCGTGATAGGTCAGCCAGTCGTCCGCAGGACTTTTCATGAGCTCGTCGGCGCTCACGGGGCGGATCGTGGCGCGCTGATTCGGACGAGCGGGCTGCGGCGGCGGCTCTTGAGGCGCGCCGGAGACGGCCAGGACCGTCAGAAGGCTGCCTGCCCCCGCCGCGAACAGAGGTCGGATGCTCATTTGAGTGTCACGAGATAGGCGGTGAGGTTGTGGATGTCGTTGTCGGAGTACTTCGCCAGCAGGTCGAGGTGATGCTGCAGGCGATCGGTCAGCACGACCCGGGGTTCGCCGTCGGCTCGCGTGACGACCGTCTCCGTGCCGTTGTCGTCCCGGATGACGACATTGAAGTCGGACACGCTCGACAGGTAGCCCTTCAGCGTCCGCCCGTCCCGATAGGTGATCGTCGCGGTCACGTCCTTGCTCGTTCGCGGCGACCAGCCCAAATCACGGTTGAGCAGCATCGCGTTCTGCAGCGTCTTCGGCTCCGGGTACGTGCTGGCGATGTGCGCCAGGTTCGCAGCGGCGCTCTGTTGGCCGTCGACGACGGAATGGCACGACGAGCACCGGCCGATCGGCCCGTTGAAGAACGTCTTCCCGAGTGCCGGATCGCCGACCACGATCGAGAGCTGCTGGCCGGCGAGCGCCGCCGGCAGTCCGGGCCGCGCGCCGCGCCCACCGGCACGCTGTGCGCCCGGCGTCTGCGCCGCGGCAAAACCAAGCGACCGCAGCTTCGCAGACAGGTCGGCAGCCTGCGCCCCGGTCAGAGTTGGGACGGCGGGCATCCCCTTCTCGACCCGGCCGGCCCGCAGGAACGCCGCCAGCGCGCGGCCGTTGTCGGGCTGCATGGCGAGCGCCGACTTGGTGACATCCGGCGCGTTGCCCGGGCCGCCGCGTCCCGTCACGCCGTGGCACGCGGCACAATTGAGCGTCGTTTCGTAGAGTGTCGTTCCTCGTGCGACCGCGGTAGGATCCGGCGGCGGCCCGTCCGGCGGCGACGGCGCGAGCGCCGCGATCACTGGCGGTGGGGACTGTCCGGGTGCGGCGCTGCCGAGTCGTCCGTCCGCCGCGCCGGCGATGGCGATGACCGCCAGGGCAAGAAACGTCGTCTTGTGCATCGCGTGGCTTTTCAACTGCCGGGCTGGCTGAGACTATACGCCCAGTCGGCGGCCGGCGCAGGTGCTCCGATCATGCGATCCAGCCGCAGGTCTCTCCGGCGGCGTCGCCCCACTTCCCGTCCTTGAATTCAAGACGAACGACCCCGCCCGACATCCGGCTGCGAACGTAAACCATCGACTTGGTTCGATCTCGATTGAAGCCAACGGCCGAAACGGCCCAATACTCCATCGATTCGGGACGGCGCTGCCAGCCCCCGGGATATTTCCGCGCTAAGCGCGCATCGTCGGCCTGAATCTCGGCGCGAGTGATCAATCGATACCGGATGGTCGTCGGCAGCGCAGGCGGCAAAGTTCGCTCGCGTGCGTTCTGGCGCTGAAAGTCCTTTGCGACGTCCGCCCATTCGCCGGTCAATTTAGGGAGAAATCCCGCGCAGCCCTGTAGTGGCTCCGTTTCCCGCTGCAACAGCGGAGCGTCGGTCTGGTTATGCCACGCGCGTTGGAGCACGGCCGCGTAGATTGCAGAAGCGCCTCGTTCGCGGCTCGCGTCCAACGGCCGCTGGGCCGCAGCGATGCTCGGACTCGAACAGGCTCCCTGCAAAACTGCTGCGACGATCACGAAAGCGTTTTTAACAAAGCAGGAGGGATTCACCGCGCCGGGCCCAGGTATCTGTCGTACCAGGTCAGCGTCTCGCGAATCGCTGATGTGTAATCGCTCGGCACGTGCCCGCCCTCGAGCGTCAGGCGCTTTTTCTCCGTGCTCCCGAGCAGCTCCAGGAAATGTTCCCGCGCCTCCGGCGGCGTTTCGAAATCGGCGTCGCCGTTGATCAGCAGCGCCGGGATATGCACGCGGGGCATGAAGTTGGCCGGCTGCGTTTCCGGCGGGTAGTTGTAACGCAGGCCGCCGGCGATCATCACGGCCGCCTTGATCCGCGTGTCGAGCGCGATCGGAATCGGCGCGAAGTACGAGCCCATGCTCACCGAGAAGAAGCCCAGGCGCGCATGGTCGACGTCGGTGCGCGTGTCCAGGTAGTCGACGACGCGGAAAAAGTCCTTCGCCCACTGCACCTGCATGTCGCGGTAGCCGTTGCTGCCGACCGCGGCATCGTTGTGGCGCTCGTAGGTGCCCTGATAAACGGGATAGGCCACGGCGCGGCCGCTCTTGACCAGGAACGAGAACATCGCGATGTCGAGCCGGGCGCTCGACGGCACGGTGCGCGCGTACGACGTCGGGAAGTAGACGATGGTCTGGTACGGCGGCGTCGCGTGCTTCGGCAGGAACACATAGACCGGAATGCGCTCGCTGCCGTAGGCCGCCGCGATACTGAGGGTCTCCTTCGTCCAATCGGGATTGGCGTCGTCGGTGGCCGCGACCCGCGTGTCGAGCGGCGTATGGTCGTAGGCGTAGAAGCGCTTGTAGGGCTCGAACGACGCGTCGTCGAGGGGGACGATCGTCTTCGGATCGGGATTGACCCGTCCCACAGGCGCGTCGGCCGCCGCGGGCGCGGCAGGATCTTCCACGACGCGCATGCCGTAGGTCGCGCGGCGATCCCAGGCGTTCTGGGCGTCGGCCTCGCCGAAGCGATAGGCCGGCTCGTTCCACCCGCCGCCGACGATGAACCGCCGCCGCGCGTCGAAGCGGTACGGATTCGAGCACCACTCCTTGACGTTGCCGGCCATATCGAGCGCGCCAGTCGGGCTGACCCCGGGACGTTCACCAGCGCGCGACGGACCCTTGCCGTCGAAGTTGCTCAGCAGAAGAATGTTCGAATAGATTTCGTCGGCGCCCGACGCCTTGTACCAGTGAAAGACCGACGGCAGCCGCTTGTTCACGTAGCGCGCGTAGGCCGCTGCCTCGAACCATGAAATCCCGCCCACCGGATAATCGGCCTGTCCTTCTTTGTAGGCGCCGACCTCCCACGTGCTCGGGCCCGCCTGTCCGGTGGCGTCGCGGAATCGCGCCATCGCTTCGGCGAACGGCAGCGTGCGGTCGCCGTCGACGAACGGCTCGGCCCAGTACTCGGCGTTGCGATAGCCGCCGGCGTCGACAAACGCCTTGTATTCGCGGTTGGTCACCTCGGTGCGGCCGATCCAGTAGGCAGGAAGCGTGACACG
Coding sequences:
- a CDS encoding PQQ-binding-like beta-propeller repeat protein; translated protein: MSIRPLFAAGAGSLLTVLAVSGAPQEPPPQPARPNQRATIRPVSADELMKSPADDWLTYHGSFSGNHYSPLTQIDKGNVATLKRIWISDTDPAVGQPSRFARGAAGRGTTSVPAGRTGVGPGWAAAGVIASGLIVRDGVIFFTSGPNAYAVDGKSGRQIWHYVARSSGGLSNRGLGIRGDTLYMMANGGLTAIDAATGAERWTKDLGGAVPPIAPMIVRDHVYVASGSDSGTSRSWLESRNAQTGEREWIWYAVPKKGEFGFDTWPSEEEASGGAGTPWQAPTYDPEQNLLIFGTGNPDPIKDARARPGDNLFTDCVVALDADTGVMKWYFQATPHDSHDYDNNQSMSLATVTVAGQPRKVVTWISRNGYFFTVDRTTGENIVTSKVFPSANWAFDRLRSNGTPEAIDNKLLQRGGTLVSPGSEGVANYPAQSFSPQAGLHYTNVVDGYGVFYWSGETFMGTFKNQLRATDPATGKVAWQHDYQEPLGIHARYSSVLTTAGGLLFSGDISGNFVAFDAATGKILWHDELPDASVTGVPVTFTIAGQQYVAVPAGMKIVTYAVK
- a CDS encoding cytochrome c, producing the protein MHKTTFLALAVIAIAGAADGRLGSAAPGQSPPPVIAALAPSPPDGPPPDPTAVARGTTLYETTLNCAACHGVTGRGGPGNAPDVTKSALAMQPDNGRALAAFLRAGRVEKGMPAVPTLTGAQAADLSAKLRSLGFAAAQTPGAQRAGGRGARPGLPAALAGQQLSIVVGDPALGKTFFNGPIGRCSSCHSVVDGQQSAAANLAHIASTYPEPKTLQNAMLLNRDLGWSPRTSKDVTATITYRDGRTLKGYLSSVSDFNVVIRDDNGTETVVTRADGEPRVVLTDRLQHHLDLLAKYSDNDIHNLTAYLVTLK
- a CDS encoding protein kinase — its product is MDLQPGTRLGPYEVTSLLGTGGMGVVHAATDTRLGRRVAIKLLPADAVTDPERRRRFMQEARAASALNHPNIAQIYDVIDLPADGGPHTAGAMDGIVMELVDGTPLDRLLADGPLAPRRALDYAVQIASALGAAHAAGIVHRDIKPANIIVGGDGRVKVLDFGLAKLAGPAGDATVTSVATRLGMIMGTAAYMSPEQAQGRQVDARSDIFSFGAVLYEMLAARRPFGGTSELSAISSLLSQPPTPLSGVPRDVESIVLRSLQKAPDERYPTADVMRADLVRALSRLTAEPTWRRPSVLVPVALALASIAVYGAWQTVQARGARWAREEAIPELERAQFTQHTIDAVRLARKAEKYAPEDVARVRGTWLRVPLHTIPEGAAIEIKNYDDVNGAWEQFGTSPAEITLPFGFYRFRLTKPGYRTAEVAGAARAATFTLVPEGAAHAGMVPVSGGPYAFGITDRVTLPAYWIGRTEVTNREYKAFVDAGGYRNAEYWAEPFVDGDRTLPFAEAMARFRDATGQAGPSTWEVGAYKEGQADYPVGGISWFEAAAYARYVNKRLPSVFHWYKASGADEIYSNILLLSNFDGKGPSRAGERPGVSPTGALDMAGNVKEWCSNPYRFDARRRFIVGGGWNEPAYRFGEADAQNAWDRRATYGMRVVEDPAAPAAADAPVGRVNPDPKTIVPLDDASFEPYKRFYAYDHTPLDTRVAATDDANPDWTKETLSIAAAYGSERIPVYVFLPKHATPPYQTIVYFPTSYARTVPSSARLDIAMFSFLVKSGRAVAYPVYQGTYERHNDAAVGSNGYRDMQVQWAKDFFRVVDYLDTRTDVDHARLGFFSVSMGSYFAPIPIALDTRIKAAVMIAGGLRYNYPPETQPANFMPRVHIPALLINGDADFETPPEAREHFLELLGSTEKKRLTLEGGHVPSDYTSAIRETLTWYDRYLGPAR